CCACATATTCGGGCTGCGGTTGACGAAAGAAGCCCAGGCCCGCTCAAAGAAGGGAATGGCCGCCCAGACAACGACCGGCGTTGCCAGCGCGAACTCCAGCCACGTAGCCAAACTCTCACCAATCCAGGCACGCAGCGGTAAACCGAGCATCGGACCCATGGTAATCAAAAGCAGAGGAACCGAGCACGCAGCGCTGATCCAGAAGCGGCGGGTAAAATCCACCAGCTCCGGGTTCGGCCCTTCGTCGCCAGTCGGAATACCAGCAGGTTCCAGCGCCATGCCGCAGATCGGGCATGAGCCCGGGCCATCCCTGATGATTTCGGGATGCATAGGGCAGGTATATTGCGTCCCCGCGGGCATCGGTTGGGCCGCTGGCCGGTCGCCAAGATAATCCTGCGGTGCGTTCTCAAATTTTGCCAGGCAGCCTGCCGAGCAGAAATAGTATTTTTCACCTTCATGACGCAGGAAATGTTTCGCGCTTGCGCGGTCTACTTTCATGCCGCAAACAGGATCGATCGCCTCGAGATAGGCCTCCGGCTCCGCCGTGAATTTGCTCTGGCAGCCTGCAGAGCAGAAATGAAACAGCCGCCCGCCATGTTCGGCTGTCGGTTTGTTCGCCTTCGGGTCTACAATCATCCCGCATACCGGATCGCGCACGATTGCAGCTTCTGCGCTTTTCTCCCCGCCGCAGCAGGAATCATCGTGGCTGTGGTGGGGGTGATGGTCGTGTTTCATGATGCAACTTTCGGTTAGGAACCAGATAGTGCATCAAAGGTAATCTTTCCAGTAACTGGAAGGTCAAGGGTTTTTCGAGGTGGATGGGAAGTGAAGAAAGAGCCCTTCGAAGGGTGCCGACACTAACCCTCCCCCTTGTGGGGAGGGAGGCTGCGAAGCAGCAGGGAGGGGCTTTGAGGCAAAGTTTTCATAAGCCCCCTCCCGGACCTACGGTCCTGCCCTCCCCACAAGGGGGAGGGTTAAGAAACTGAGCTCAACCCGCCTGTGCCTGATCCGCCGCTTCTCCGCCCAACTGACCGGCTTCCCAACCAAGGATGGCGCGTTTTCGAGTCAAGCCCCAATGATAGCCGGTCAGCGCTCCGGACTTGCCGACTGCGCGATGGCAGGGGACGACGAAACTGACCGGGTTGGCGCCGACGGCGGCACCCACGGCGCGCGAAGCCTTGGGGGAGCCGATATCGGCGGCGATATCCGAGTAGGCGACGCATTTGCCCATCGGGATCTTCAGCAATGCTTCCCAGACACGCAGCTGGAAATCCGTGCCGATCGTGACGACCTTGAGCGGCCGGTCGGCACGCCATTCTGCCGGGTTGAAGATGCGCGCTGCATAGGGAGCGGTCGCGGCGAGATCTTCAACATAGCTGGCATTTGGCCAACGCGATGTCATATCGGCCAGCGCTTCCCTCTCCTTGCCCGGATCGGCGAAGGCCAGACCCGCCAGCCCGCGGTCCGTCACCATCACCAGCGCCAGGCCGAACGGCGAAATCAGAAAGCCGTAGCGGATTGTCAGCCCCGCACCGCGGGTTTTGTAATCGCCCGGCGACATGCCTTCGTGCGTGACAAACAGATCATGCAGCCGGCTTGGACCCGAAAGACCCGTTTCATAGGCTGTTTCCAGGAGCGGCATCCCCTCATCCAGCAAACGCCGGGCATGATCGATAGTCACCGCCTGCAGGAACCCCTTGGGAGAAAGGCCCGCCCAGCGGGTGAACAGCTTCTGCAACGCGGTTGGCGACAGCCCGGTGTCGCGGGCCAGTGTCTCCAGCGACGGCTGGTCGCGATAGTCCTTGCTGATACGTTCGATGATATGACTGACGATCGCATAATCGTCGCCGGTCGGGGTGATGTCTTTCTGAAGTATGGCATGTGGTTTCATGAGTTTTTACCTCTCTATTGAGGCTATATGACCACTCCGGGGCCCTTGTCGCCACCCGATTCTTGCAGGCCGTGGATTTACCGGCCCTTGGCGGTTGCAAGTGCCATCTGGAATGCGGAAGCGAAGCTTTCACGGTCATCGGGATTGAGAAACGAGCCGATCGCCACGGCCTTGCCCTGCCCTTCGACCAGCATTGACGTGATGCCGATTTCCGCATGACGGGCGACGCTGAATCGTGTCCAGAACGGATTGAATTCATGCAGCTTGGCCCGGCCTGACGGGGCGACCTGGCGGATTTTCAAGGCAATGCGCGAAACGCTCACCTCTTCATGGGCTTTTGCCGACGTATAATTCATCCTGAAAGCTATATAGACCAGCAGAACATCGAGGCCGAAGAAGCCAAAAACCGGCCAGGCACCAAGGGATAGAAAAAATAGGCCGGTGAGGAAGCTGCTGACACCCATCGTTGCCATCAGGATTAGAAAACCCGAACGCGCGAGCGAACGATGAGGCACGAGAAGCGCACGAAAAATTTCTTCCTCGTTTTGGCCCGCAGCGTCAATTGGGTTCATTGTTTGGCTCATGGGCGTTGAGTATAGATTGAGCATGGAAAATCCCAAGCGTAAAATCGATCAGAAGAGAGCAATTCCAGGAAAAGTGGGAACCGGTTTTCCGTCCGGGATCGCGGAAGAGCAGAGTGTGAGCCCTGCCAAGTCAACCAAGGCACGCAACGTTCCGGGCACGCGTTATAACGCTGCGGAAATCCATGAAATCTTCCGGCGTTTTTCGGTCCAGCGCCCTGAGCCCCGGGGCGAGCTTGAACATATCAATCCCTTCACCCTGCTCGTCGCCGTGGTGCTTTCAGCGCAAGCGACCGACGCCGGTGTGAACAAGGCGACGCGGGCATTGTTCAAGGTCGCGGACACGCCGGAAAAGATGCTGGCGCTGGGCGAAGCAAAGGTCGGCGACTATATCCGCACTATCGGGCTGTGGCGCAACAAGGCGAAGAATGTCATCGCTTTGTCCGAGGCGCTCATCAACCAATATGGCAGCGTGGTTCCGGATGATCGCGACGAGCTGATCAAATTGCCGGGCGTTGGCCGCAAGACGGCTAATGTCGTCCTCAACATGGCTTTCGGCCAATCGACCATGGCGGTGGACACCCACATCTTCCGTATTGGCAACCGGCTTGGCCTTGCACCCGGCAAGACGCCGGAGGAGGTGGAAGCGCGGCTGATGAAGGTTGTTCCTTCTGAATATCTTTATCACGCGCACCACTGGCTGATCCTGCATGGCCGCTATATCTGCAAGGCGCGCAAACCGGAATGCCCTTCCTGCGTTATCGCCGATATCTGCAAAGCAGCGGAAAAGACCTCGGAAATACCGGCGCCGCTGGTGCCGCTGCCACCACAAATTATCTGATCACAGTGGCTGGAGGCTCGGACTGCGCGACCGCCTTGTGCAAATGCACCATCATCGCCGCAGCAAAGAGCGGGGTCAAAAGATTGAGGATCGGGATCGCCATGAAGGCGGCGATGACCAGCCCTCCCAAAAACACTGTCGTCGCATGTTTTGAGCGCAGCGCCTTGGCCTCCAATTCCGGACGAAAGCGCATCGCGGCAAATTCGAAGAACTCGCGGCCGAGCAGATAGCCATTGACGACGAAAAAGGCGATAATGTTGACGCCGGGGATCAGCAGCATCAGCAAAGCAGCAATATTGCCGAGAATAACGACGCCGAGGAATTTCACCGACAGGATCAGCGATCGGACAGCGGGCAATGGCTGTCCTTTCGGGTCGAGTGGGTAATCTTCTTTTTCTACCACCGCCGCCACATCGTCGAGGAAGAGCCCGGCAACGATTGCCGTGACGGGCGCTATAAGAAGTGCCAATCCAAGCGCAAGCCCAATGCTTGCAAGAATGCCGGCAAGGAACCCGAGCCATCCCGCCCAGGACGGCAGTTCCGGCAGCATCTGGTCGAAAAAGGGCCATGCGAGCGCTTCGAACAGTTCCCGCAGGCCGAACCATATGCCGATGAGCAGCAAAACGGTCAGGCCGATCGATTTCCACAGGACAGCACGAAACTCCGGGCGAAACAGATGATTGGCCGCAGCGCGGGCGCTTTCAACGATCATTTAGGGTCGCTCTCCAAGGTTGCCGGGTTGCGGACATAGGGGCAGTTCACCGGTGAGACAAGGCAACACACCAAACAAGGGGTAGTCAACCGGCTGCCGACGCGCTAGGACAGGCGCCAAAATAACCGCCAACAGGTACCGAACAGTTCAATCCCGGAGTTTTCATGTCCAGCTTTGACGTGCTTTGCATCGGCAACGCCATCGTCGATATCATTGCCCGCACCGATGATGATTTCATCATCAAGAACGGCATCATCAAGAACGCCATGAACCTGATCGATGCTGATCGCGCGGAGTTTCTCTACGAACGCATGGGTCCGGCGATCGAAGCGTCCGGCGGAAGTGCAGGCAACACCGCCGCTGGCGTCGCCAGTCTCGGCGGGCGTGCAGCCTATTTTGGCAAGGTCGCAGACGATCAACTTGGCCATGTGTTCACCCATGATATCCGTTCGCAGGGCGTTGCCTTCGATACACGCGTATTGAATTCGCCGCCCCCCACCGCGCGCTCGATGATCTTTGTCACCCCGGATGGTGAGCGCTCGATGAACACCTATCTCGGCGCCTGCGTCGAGCTTGGACCGGAAGATGTTGAAAGTTCCAAGGTTTCCGAAGCCAAGGTCACCTATTTCGAGGGCTATCTTTGGGATCCGCCCCGGGCCAAGGAAGCAATCCGCCTGTCGGCGAAGATCGCGCATGAGTATGGGCGCGAAGTGTCGATGACGCTATCAGACCCTTTCTGCGTCGATCGCTACCGCGAGGAGTTCCTTGAGCTTATGCGCTCCGGCACGGTGGACATCGTCTTTGCCAATGAGGCGGAATTGAAGTCACTGTACCAGACCGATGATTTCGAAAAGGGCCTCGAACTCATCCGCAGGGATTGCAAACTTGCAGCCGTAACCCGGTCCGAGAAGGGCTCGGTCGTGGTCTCGAAGGATGAGACCGTGGCGGTTCCGGCGATCGAGATTGCGGAACTGGTCGATACGACCGGCGCTGGCGATCTTTATGCCGCCGGCTTCCTGTTCGGGTATACGAACGGCCGGTCCTTGACGGATTGTGCCAAACTCGGTTCGCTGGCCGCAGGTCTCGTCATTCAGCAGATCGGTCCGCGGCCGCAGCAGAACCTGAAAGCGGCTGCCAAGCAAGCTGGATTGCTCTAGGCGTTGATCGCTATCGGATGAGCCACAAGCGCGCGATCTATCGTGACAAGGCGCAAGCCTTCGACCTGACATTGCGCCAGCAACAACCGGTCAAAAGGATCCCGCGTCAGTGGCTCGGGCTCGACGGCAATCAAAGTGTGGTGCTCGTCGATTGCAATGAGTTCGATACCAATGCTGGTCAACAGACTTGGCAATGCTTTGAGAGGGGGCGTCAGCTGGAGTTTTCCGAGCCGCCACTTGATCGCGATTTCCCACAAACTGGCCACGCTCACGTAGAATTCACCGGTCGGATCGGCGAGCAAGCTGCGGATTCCGGGCGTAAACCTGTCCAGCCGCTGTTCGATAATAGCCAGCAGAATATGAGTATCCAATAATATTCTCATGCGTCTGGCGGCAGAGGCTCAAGGAGAAAATCTTCTGGCAAAGGTTCGTCGAAATCGTCCGCAATAAAGGGCACAATCGTCGTGATGCCGTGGACTTTCTTGAATTCGTCAATCGCCTCCAACCGCAGCCCCTTTCGAGGCTTGTGCGGCACGAGATCAAACGCCGGGCGACCGTTGCGCGTGACCACAATGGTTTCCCCCTTTTCGACCTGCCGGGCAAGCTCGGTCAGGCGATTCTTTGCGTCCCGGATCGATACAGTTGTCATGGGCGGATTGTGGCCACATGTAGCTCTTTTGTCAAGCCATACATTCTACTCAGAGCGGATATAGCCCTCGCGCTTCAGCTCTTCCGATGTGCGACCGGGCTTGTGATAAGTCGGCAGTGCCCAGCCGAAATAGAGCGCGCCGCCCCGCACGGCAAACGCAGCAAGCGCTGCGACGAGGGCGGAAATCCCTAGACCAGCGGCGAGGCTGTGCAGCACAATGTATGTAACCGACCCGGCGAGAGCGGCGGTCACATAGATCTCGCGCCGCATCAGCACGGACGGTTCTCCCGATATGATATCGCGCAGAATTCCACCAAACGTCGCGGTCATGATTCCGGTAACAATCGCAATCGTTGAGTCGAAGCCCAGTGCCAGGCTTTTGGCCGCGCCGATGACACTGTAAGCGGCAAGACCGAGCGCATCGAGCCAAAGCAGGACACGGTAGCGCGATTCGAGCAGATTGGCGGAAAAGTAGACGATAATGGCTGCCGCAGCACAGACCATGAGATTTGCGGGATCCGTGACCCAGAAAACCGGTACACCAAGGATCAAGTCGCGCAATGTGCCACCGCCGATACCGGTGACGGCGGCGAGAAACACGAAGGCGATAATATCGAGCTGGCGACGCGATGCCGCCAAAGCCCCCG
This is a stretch of genomic DNA from Phyllobacterium zundukense. It encodes these proteins:
- a CDS encoding bifunctional helix-turn-helix domain-containing protein/methylated-DNA--[protein]-cysteine S-methyltransferase, yielding MKPHAILQKDITPTGDDYAIVSHIIERISKDYRDQPSLETLARDTGLSPTALQKLFTRWAGLSPKGFLQAVTIDHARRLLDEGMPLLETAYETGLSGPSRLHDLFVTHEGMSPGDYKTRGAGLTIRYGFLISPFGLALVMVTDRGLAGLAFADPGKEREALADMTSRWPNASYVEDLAATAPYAARIFNPAEWRADRPLKVVTIGTDFQLRVWEALLKIPMGKCVAYSDIAADIGSPKASRAVGAAVGANPVSFVVPCHRAVGKSGALTGYHWGLTRKRAILGWEAGQLGGEAADQAQAG
- a CDS encoding sulfate transporter family protein, coding for MIVESARAAANHLFRPEFRAVLWKSIGLTVLLLIGIWFGLRELFEALAWPFFDQMLPELPSWAGWLGFLAGILASIGLALGLALLIAPVTAIVAGLFLDDVAAVVEKEDYPLDPKGQPLPAVRSLILSVKFLGVVILGNIAALLMLLIPGVNIIAFFVVNGYLLGREFFEFAAMRFRPELEAKALRSKHATTVFLGGLVIAAFMAIPILNLLTPLFAAAMMVHLHKAVAQSEPPATVIR
- a CDS encoding trimeric intracellular cation channel family protein, which codes for MSMIQLFNYAGIFVFAATGALAASRRQLDIIAFVFLAAVTGIGGGTLRDLILGVPVFWVTDPANLMVCAAAAIIVYFSANLLESRYRVLLWLDALGLAAYSVIGAAKSLALGFDSTIAIVTGIMTATFGGILRDIISGEPSVLMRREIYVTAALAGSVTYIVLHSLAAGLGISALVAALAAFAVRGGALYFGWALPTYHKPGRTSEELKREGYIRSE
- a CDS encoding adenosine kinase, with the translated sequence MSSFDVLCIGNAIVDIIARTDDDFIIKNGIIKNAMNLIDADRAEFLYERMGPAIEASGGSAGNTAAGVASLGGRAAYFGKVADDQLGHVFTHDIRSQGVAFDTRVLNSPPPTARSMIFVTPDGERSMNTYLGACVELGPEDVESSKVSEAKVTYFEGYLWDPPRAKEAIRLSAKIAHEYGREVSMTLSDPFCVDRYREEFLELMRSGTVDIVFANEAELKSLYQTDDFEKGLELIRRDCKLAAVTRSEKGSVVVSKDETVAVPAIEIAELVDTTGAGDLYAAGFLFGYTNGRSLTDCAKLGSLAAGLVIQQIGPRPQQNLKAAAKQAGLL
- a CDS encoding type II toxin-antitoxin system VapC family toxin, translated to MRILLDTHILLAIIEQRLDRFTPGIRSLLADPTGEFYVSVASLWEIAIKWRLGKLQLTPPLKALPSLLTSIGIELIAIDEHHTLIAVEPEPLTRDPFDRLLLAQCQVEGLRLVTIDRALVAHPIAINA
- a CDS encoding DUF2244 domain-containing protein, which codes for MNPIDAAGQNEEEIFRALLVPHRSLARSGFLILMATMGVSSFLTGLFFLSLGAWPVFGFFGLDVLLVYIAFRMNYTSAKAHEEVSVSRIALKIRQVAPSGRAKLHEFNPFWTRFSVARHAEIGITSMLVEGQGKAVAIGSFLNPDDRESFASAFQMALATAKGR
- the nth gene encoding endonuclease III — translated: MENPKRKIDQKRAIPGKVGTGFPSGIAEEQSVSPAKSTKARNVPGTRYNAAEIHEIFRRFSVQRPEPRGELEHINPFTLLVAVVLSAQATDAGVNKATRALFKVADTPEKMLALGEAKVGDYIRTIGLWRNKAKNVIALSEALINQYGSVVPDDRDELIKLPGVGRKTANVVLNMAFGQSTMAVDTHIFRIGNRLGLAPGKTPEEVEARLMKVVPSEYLYHAHHWLILHGRYICKARKPECPSCVIADICKAAEKTSEIPAPLVPLPPQII
- a CDS encoding type II toxin-antitoxin system Phd/YefM family antitoxin, translating into MTTVSIRDAKNRLTELARQVEKGETIVVTRNGRPAFDLVPHKPRKGLRLEAIDEFKKVHGITTIVPFIADDFDEPLPEDFLLEPLPPDA